From the genome of Adhaeribacter pallidiroseus:
AAAGGCGGCTCCTATAATTATACCAACGGCTAAATCAATAACATTTCCTTTAACCGCAAATTGTTTAAATTCTGATAATAGGCTCATATACTAGTAAAATTAAGTGAAACGGATGGGTCTGTAATTAATTCAAATATAACAGAGAATACCTGATTTCAAAATGAATGGCGCTAGCACCAGAGTCAAGAGAAGTGCAATTATTTAATTCCGGGTACTAAGTTTGATAATCCATGGGGGTTTTAATTATATTTGCGCCGGATTTGGACCTGAATATAGAAGTCCGGACACTTTATGACAACTTATAACAACCTCAAACTGAACCTGCAGGAAGGTATACTAACCATTACCATCAGCCGGGTGGCTAAGCTTAATGCCTTAAACATTGAAACCGTAGAGGAAATTCAAACGGCCATGCAGGAAGCGTACGATAACGATGAGGTAAAAGGCATAATTTTTACCGGTGAAGGGGATAAAGCCTTTGCGGCAGGGGCCGATATCGGCGAAATTTCGCAGCTAAACGAAGTGATCGGGCGCCGTTTTGCCGAACGGGGCCAGGATATTTTTGCCATGATTGAAGAATCCACGAAGCCGGTAATTGCGGCCGTAAACGGGTTTGCGCTGGGCGGTGGCTGCGAATTAGCCATGGCCTGCCATATCCGGGTAGCCAGCCATAATGCCCGTTTTGGCCAGCCCGAAGTAAACCTGGGCCTGATACCCGGCTACGGCGGTACGCAGCGATTGACGCAATTAGTGGGCAAAGGCAAAGCGATGGAACTCATGATGACCGGCGACATGATTACGGCCGATGATGCCTTAAGATTAGGCTTAGCCAACCACGTAACTACGCCGGGCATGCTCATGGAAAAATGCCTGGAAATTATGCGCAAAATTACGTCTAAAGCGCCATTAGCCGTAGGTATGATTGTGGACTGCGTAAATGCCTGGTACGACAAAGAAGAACACGGCTATCAAACCGAAGCCAATTCCTTTAGCCGCTGCTGCGGTTCCGATGATTTCGTAGAAGGAATCAATGCTTTTTTTCAAAAACGCAAACCTCATTTCAAAGGGAACTAACTAGGTTGCAGGTTACAGGTTAAAAATTTAAAAAATCAGAATTTCTTTCCTAAAATAATAGCAAGTCTATCTACTATCAACCTTGCTTATTTTATTAATTATTAACTTCTATGGACTATCGTCTAAAATCAATTTAACTCTTCAACAATTCAACAATTTCATCTGTGGTCTATGGACTATGGACCATGGACTAAACCAGCATGAGTGTAGCGAAGAAATTAGTAGGGCAAACGGCGGCTTACGGCTTGAGCAGCATTATTGGGCGCACCCTTAATTTTCTGCTTTTTCCGCTTTATTTAGGCATTTTTGCACCCGAAGATTACGGCGTGATTAATGGTTTATACGCTTACGTCGGTTTTTTTAATATTTTATTCGCCTTTGGCCTTGAAACTGCTTTTTTCCGGTACGCCAATCAACCCGGAGCCGATCGCCAGCAATTGTTTAACCGCGTACTCAGCTTTATCATCTGTTCGAGTGTTTTGTTGACTTCGGTTATTCTCATTTTTATAAATCCCATTTCCCGGCTCATTAAGTTTCCGAATCAGCAATTATTTATCGGCTGGTTAGCGGTTATTCTGGCGGTTGATGCGATTACCAGCATTCCGTTTGCCCGGCTGCGCCTGGAAAACAAAGCGGCTAAATTCGCGGGCATTAAAATGCTGAACGTGTTAATTACCGTGGCCGCCAATGTTTTTATTTATTGGTTTTGCTATAATGTTTACCAGGAAAACTTTTTAGCTAACCTAAAGCCCGTTATTTCAAAATTTTACTTTCCGGAGTGGAAGTTGGGCTATATTTTTCTGATTAACCTGGTTGCTAATTTACTAT
Proteins encoded in this window:
- a CDS encoding enoyl-CoA hydratase/isomerase family protein, translated to MTTYNNLKLNLQEGILTITISRVAKLNALNIETVEEIQTAMQEAYDNDEVKGIIFTGEGDKAFAAGADIGEISQLNEVIGRRFAERGQDIFAMIEESTKPVIAAVNGFALGGGCELAMACHIRVASHNARFGQPEVNLGLIPGYGGTQRLTQLVGKGKAMELMMTGDMITADDALRLGLANHVTTPGMLMEKCLEIMRKITSKAPLAVGMIVDCVNAWYDKEEHGYQTEANSFSRCCGSDDFVEGINAFFQKRKPHFKGN